The sequence below is a genomic window from Fuerstiella sp..
GGCGGTTGCCAGTTGAGATAGTCAGTCCCCGGCCCCATTAAGGCAAATTGCTCACCCGTTTCTCCGGCAGCATAAAACGGCAATGTCAGAGTTTGGTCAGGCTGAAACGTATCATCCTGCGACCGAGCGACAGCCAAAATCACGAACTCGACACTCCCGGCTGTTTGATTATCGGGGCGTGACGCCTTAACCCATTCACCAAGCAGCAAATGATCCGACTGATCAATCATCTCTGCCATTGTAAGCTGCGGAGCAGTGCAGAAAGGACAGGCGTTCACTGAGTCACTGAATACCAGGGACGCCCCCATCAACAGTGCAGCAGACACAACGACACGTGATTGTAAGCGAAGTGACAACATTTCTTCCTCCAGCCTGCCGGCATTCGTTATTCAGTGATTACGCCGTCATCAATAAAGAACAGCGCATACAGGTCAACCTCATCGGCATGGGGTTCAATGCGCAACGTTCCTTCAACGTCAAAGGGCGTGCCTTCGATCAGATCGGTCGACGCGCCATCCTCAAGCACCACAGCAATCATGTCGTATATCTTCGGTAACGGGCCGTAACAACATTCTCCGTTGTCCCGCACAAACAGAAACTCAGTGATATCCTCTGTCTCATATCCGGGCCGCATATATCCTCGAATTCGTACGCTGGCCCCGTTGAGCTGACTGAGCCACTCCGGAAAATGGTCCGGCGCATCCACCGTCACAGGATCCATGTTCAGAATTTTGAGCAGATCAATGTCGTCGAAAGTAACTCGAAGTGCCGTGCCTTCTTTGCGAAACTGTCGATAAGGGATCAAAAGTCTGATGGTATTCGCATTTCCGGAATCAGCAACTGACGGAGCAGCCGAATCACTTTCGCCGGTATCATCCCTGTCGCTCGTAGCGGAACGTTCAACGACTTTTTCTGCTTCTGCAGCGGGCGCAGGACCCGACACGACATCAGTCGTATCAACCTCGTCAGCGACAGACACATCGATGTCCGGATGGTTACTGAGCGTCGCCTGGGGTTCAACCTTTTGCTCCGGTTCAACCTTTTGCTCCGGTTCAACAGTTATCGTTCCGGGGTCCAGATTTTCGAACCTGACGAAGTCTCCGGACTCAGAACCACTGCATCCCGCGGTTAGTACACTCAGAACCAGACTGAATAAATAACATCTGATTCCGGAAGGAGGTCTCACAGACGATATCCGGCATACAGCAAGCGTTGGCAATGAATCCGTCATGACAACCCCTGAATAACGCATCAAAGAACTAAAATCGCGTCCTTGATGGTTCAACCATTTGAGCTTCCACCGTGTACACCGCCTCACCGGAAGCAGCAGCCACGTTTGCTCTAAGTATACCGGCCACAGAAACCATTCCATTGTGACCATCAATCTTCCTGCCGTCCTGCATTCTGACGAGCATCATATCGTAAGGTTTTGGTTCCCCACCAAAACAGCACTCACCATTATCTTTAAGAAACACGAATTCTTCCAAATCCTTTTGAGTCTGAGTTAGCCACATGAATCCCTTGAGAAACAACTTCTGTCCGACTAATTTCGCAACCTCCGGATGTAAACGTCGCTGGCCCCCCTGGAAGTACTGAAATTCCCGGGCAGAAATCTCTTCAGGGAAATTGACCCTGAGATACCCCTCCGGCACCTCGTGGTTGTAATGGTAAATCTGGCTGGCAATTCCACCAGAGACGCCGGCCAGCGACAGCACCAGCCCCAGAGCCGCCAACAGCATGCCCCGAACCATCCCGTGTTCACCACGAATTCGCAGAATCGCAGCAATACTGACAATCACAGCGATACCGGCAACAAAAATTCCAAACAATCCGAGAAATGCCGTGAGTCCACAGATTCCAAGCAGAATTGCCACGGATCCCCATGGTGATACCGGGATATAGCTAAAACTGGCAGACTGACTGCTCTCCCCCCAACCAAAGTCCTCCGATAATTTTGTATCGCTTATCTGACTCGGACCAGGCTGGTCCAACAAATCCTGGGTCATGACTGTAAACCGTTGAGCGAAACGAGTTTGAGGTAAACGGAGATGTGCAGACGAACCGCAACACGTACCGTCGATCCGACAACCATTGTACGTTCGCTGTCTGTGGTCTGTGAACGAATTCGCAGGGGTTTTTATACATTGGAGGGACTTATGAAAGGAGCCGAAATGACATCCGGATCCCCGTAACCGGGACACATAGCAGACTTTTTCACATCGGTCTCAGTTCCAGCACGAGCTTCCGCTGAAATGCACGATCGATTCAAACCATCTACAATCGACGTTTCACGGTACTTGCCGTATCTTCAATTCTGAGTCTCCTTAGCAATGGTTT
It includes:
- a CDS encoding DUF3299 domain-containing protein; translated protein: MRPPSGIRCYLFSLVLSVLTAGCSGSESGDFVRFENLDPGTITVEPEQKVEPEQKVEPQATLSNHPDIDVSVADEVDTTDVVSGPAPAAEAEKVVERSATSDRDDTGESDSAAPSVADSGNANTIRLLIPYRQFRKEGTALRVTFDDIDLLKILNMDPVTVDAPDHFPEWLSQLNGASVRIRGYMRPGYETEDITEFLFVRDNGECCYGPLPKIYDMIAVVLEDGASTDLIEGTPFDVEGTLRIEPHADEVDLYALFFIDDGVITE